In the Candidatus Delongbacteria bacterium genome, CAGAGCAGTGTCCATTTCTGGCGCCAGCAGAAAGGTGGAAAACACGGCGCCCGGCAGTCGTTGCGCTGGCGGGCAGTTGACGTGGAGCGCCCCCATCCCATCGCGCCCCGGTGTTGCCGGGTCGCGCCTTCCCTCGCGGGGCGCGAGGGAAGGGAGGCGGCTTCGCCTGCACACGCCATGGGATCCCAGCTTTCGCTGGGATGACAGGCGCTGTGCCATGGGATCCCCCGGTTGAGCCGGGGGATGACGGGCACTGGGCCCGCAGCCCGCGCAATTGCCAAGTTGCAGCCACAAACGAACGGATGCCCATGATCGAGACAGACGAGCCGCGCGCCTGCGCCCATTGCCTTGCCGGTCCTTTCGCCACCCTGAGCTACGCCGAGGAGCTGGTCGTCAAGACCCGGGCCCTGCAGTCCGAGCTGGCGACTGCGCCGCGGCTGCGCGAACGACTGCCCGTTCCGCTGGAGGACATCCAGCTGCGGCCCGCAACCGCCCGGACGGGCTACCGCGGCAGTGTCAAACTGGTCTTCGGCTGGGACAAGGCGGCCCGGGAGGCGCGGCTGGGGATCTACCAGCCCGGTAGCCACCGGCTCATCGACTTGCGCCACTGCCGCGAGCACGACCCGCGCCTGGAGCCCGTGTTGGAGGCCGTGCGCCAGGGTGTGGCCCGCCACGGCCTGCCGGTGTATCACGAGGGAAAGGCCACAGGCTTCCTGCGCTACCTGCTGCTGCGCGTGTTGCCCGACGGCCGCCAGCTGGCCTGCTTCGTGACACCCCACGCCGAGGGCGGCTGGCAGACGGCGCTGGAGGAGTTGGCCCGCGACCTGCGAGCGGCCTTTCCCGAGCTGCGTTGCGTGGCCCAGAACCTCAACCCCACGCCGGGCAACAGCGTGCTGGGCGCCCGGACCCAGCTACTGGAGGGCCAATTCCACGTGCCCTGCCGCTTCCTGGAGACCCCCGTGGCCGTCAGCGCCACCTCCTTCATCCAGGCCAACCTGACTGTGTTCCGCTCGATCCTGGCGGAGCTGGATGGATGGGTCCGGGGCTTTGGGGCCGCGGCGCGCGTGGCCGACCTCTACTGCGGCTGCGGGGCCATCGGACTCAGCGTGACGCGCACCCAGCCGCTCTTCCTGCTGGAGTCGGAACACGCCAGCCAGCTGCCGCTGATGGAAGCCGCCCGCGCCGACGGCCGGGAGGAGATCGCGGTCACCCGCGGCCGGGTGGAAGAGTGCCTGACCAGTCTGGAACTCTTCGAGCCTGAACTGGTGATCGTGGATCCGCCCCGCCGCGGGCTGGATCCCACCCTCCTTCAGCTGCTGAACCAGCTGAAGCCGCGCGCGCTGGCGTACCTAAGCTGCAATCCGCGCAGCCTGGCCCGGGATCTGGACGGACTACTGGCCGATCCCGCCTGGCAGGTGGAATCCCTCGCGGGCCACGACATGCTGCCCGGCACGGAGCGGCTGGAGGCTCTGGCCCTGCTGCGACGCTCTTGATGCGCGGCACTTTGGGCTTGCAGGCCTGCCCAGGCAATCCCAGCTTCCCCCGCCCGACCACCCCTCACGAAAGGATGCCCCGGATGCTGCGAACCAGCCTGTCGCTCAGTCTGCTGTTGGTGGGAATCGGCGCCGCCGCGCCCGTGGATGCCCCGCGTGCCGCCGCCGCCGCCCAGGCCCTCCTGAGCGCCCGGGGCGGTTCCGTCCTGCTGGAGAGCCTGCAGCCCCTGGCGCCTGCGCCGGACGGCCAACCGGCCCTCTGGCTGGCGACCTTCCAGGGGGGCGGCTTCGTCCTGCTACGCGGCGACGACCGCCTGCCGCCCGTGGCCGCCTGGTCGGAGACAGGCGCCGCGCCCTGGCCGACGGAACTGCCGGCCCTGCTGGATTGGCTGGAACTGCAGCGCCTGGACGCCGAGTGGGCGCGCGCCCATTCCTGGAGCCACCCGGCGGCCCTGGCGGCCTGGCAGGCGCTGGAGGCGGGTCAGGCCGCCCGCGAGGGCGAGACCGTGGATCCCCTGCTGACCAGCACCTGGGACCAGGGCTGGCCCTACAACCAGTACTGTCCGGCGGATCCCGCCGGCCCCGGCGGCCACGTCTGGTCGGGCTGCGTGGCCACGGCCATGGCGCAGATCATGAACTTCTGGGAGTGGCCGGACACAGGCGCCGGCTCCCACAGCTACGTGCATCCCACCTACGGCAGCCAGAGCGCCAGTTTCGAAACCACCACCTACAACTGGGCGGCCATGCCGGACGACGCGGGCACGCCCGCCGGCGCGCTGCTGCAGTACCACTGCGGCGTGGCCGTGGAGATGGACTACGCCCCGGACGGCTCCGGCGCCTATGTGGGCACGGGCTGGCACAACGCTTTGCTGGCCCTGGAAAACCACTTCCGCTATCCCGCCGTGGCCGAGTTCATCCAGCACACCCAGTTTCCCGGCGCGGCCTGGGCCACGCGCCTGAGCCAGGAGATCAACGCCGGCCGGCCCGTGCTGGACAGCGGCTACGGCTCCGGCGGTCACGCCTTCGTGCTGGATGGGCTGCAGGACGGTCTCTTCCACCTGAATTGGGGCTGGTCGGGCTGGTTCAACGGCTGGTTCGAGATCGAGGCCCTGACCCCCGGCGGAATGGAATTCTCGATCCAGCAGGGCGCCATCGTCCGGCTGGAGCGGGACACGCCGCCCGTCGTGCAGGTGCCCGACCAGCTGGTGGAGAGCGGCCAGGCCTTCGCCGTGATCCAGCTGGACGCCTGCGGCACCGACCCCCAGGAGGAACCCGGCGCGCTGGACTGGTGGGTGGAGGTGACCCCGCCCATCACCACGGAGTTCAACGCCGTGACGCGCAGCGTGCGCGTGCTCTATCCGGCGGGCTGGACAGGCGCCGCCGACTTGAGCTTTTGCGCGCTGGATCCCCAGGGTCTCTACGCCTGTGACACGGCGCGCTTTTCCGTGCTGCCCGGCTCCCTGGTGCCGGCGGCGGTGACGGACCTGCGCCTCAGCCCCGGGCCGCTGGGCACCCGGCTGGATTGGACGGCCCCCGTCACGGACGCCAGCGGGCTCTGGCCCGTTCAGGTGACGGGCTACGCCGTGCACGGCTTGGCCCAGCCCTGGTACCAGCCCGGCCCAACCTCTCTGCGGGCCACCCTGCCCGCCGGCGCCACCAGTTGGACGGACTCGCCGGCAGCCGGTCCTCTCTTCTATCGTGTGGTGGTCCTGGGCGAATAGGTCGTCCCGCCGGTCCGTCGCCGGTGTTCGCCGGGCCGCCGCCGCCCGCCCAACGGTCTGTCTGCCGGGCTCAAGGCACGAAAGAGCTCAATGAAGCTTGACTCCGTGCTGAGAGGAGCCTATCTTCTGCGTCTTGCAAATTTATGGAGCGACAGGTGAAGACCTACACCGTCAAGCCCGGCGACGACCAGCCTGTCTGGTACATCGTGGACGCCGCGGACCTCGTGCTGGGCAGGCTGAGCAGCCACATTGCCCAGATTCTGCGCGGCAAGCACAAGCCCATCTACAGCCCCCACGTGGACGCCGGCGACTTCGTGGTCGTCATCAACGCCCACAAGGTGAAGCTGACGGGCAACAAGGCCGACCAGAAGACCTACTTCTATCACACGGGCTTTCCCCAGGGCGCCAAGACGGTGACCTTCCGGATGGCCATGGCCAAGAATCCGGCCTGGGTGATCGAGCACGCCGTCAAGGGCATGCTGCCCCACAACCGGCTCGGCCGCCAGCTGATCAAGAAGCTCAAGGTGTACAACGGCACCGAACATCCCCATGCCGCGCAGAAGCCGGCCGAGTTGAGGTTCTAAGATGGTCACCCGTTCCAACAAGCGCTTCTACGCCACCGGCCGCCGCAAGACCAGCGTGGCCCGCGTGTGGATCGAGCCCGGCAAGGGCGAGATTTCCATCAACGGCCGCCAGGTGATGGAGCATTTCCGGCGCGAGACCCTGAAAATGGTCATCGAGCAGCCGATGGAAACCGTCAACCTGATGGGCAAGCTCACCATCTATGCCACCGTCAACGGCGGCGGACTGGCCGGCCAGGCCGGCGCCCTGCGCATGGGCATCAGCCGCGCCATGGTGGTGATGGACGAGGAATACCGCAGCCCGCTGCGGAAAGCCGGCTTCCTGACCCGCGACTCCCGCATGGTGGAGCGCAAGAAGTACGGCCAGCCGGGCGCCCGCAAGCGCTTCCAGTTCAGCAAGCGCTAGGCCCCGCACTGCGAATGTGAACCCGCGTGAAGAGGCTGCCGCCGGGGCAGCCTTCTTCACGTATCAACGACACACACGTCCGGATTCGGGCGGCGGTGCCCCGCAAGGGGTTCCGCCCGGAAGTGAAGGACGTGGAGGCAAAACCCAAAGGAGTCCCTATGTCTCGCGTGACCGTGCAGCAATTGCTGCTGGCCGGCTCCCACTTCGGCCACCTGACCCGCCGCTGGAACCCCAAGATGCGCCCCTACATCTTCATGGAGAAGAACGGGATCCACATCCTGGACCTCAAGAAGACCGCCGTCCTGCTCGAAGATGCCGCCAATCGCATCGGCAAGATCGTCTCCGAGGGCGGCGATGTGCTCTTCGTGGGCACCAAGGACCAGGCCCAGGACGTGATGAAGGACGAGGCCACGCGCTGCGGCATGCACTATGTCAGCGAGCGCTGGCTGGGCGGCATGCTGACCAACTTCCGCACCATCCGCAACTCCATCCGCACGCTGGAGAGCATGGAAGAGAAGCAGACGGACGGCACCTACGAGCGGATCAACAAGAAGGAAATCCTCCAGATCGAGCGCCAGAAGGGCAAGCTCGAAATGACCCTGGGCGGCATCCGCACCATGAAGCGCCTGCCCGGCGCCATCTTCGTGGTGGACACCGTGCGCGAAGCCATCGCCGTCAGCGAGGCCCGCAAGCTGCACATCCCGGTCTTCGCCATCTGCGATTCCAACTCCGATCCCGACCTGATCGACTACGTCATCCCGGCCAACGACGACGCCTTCAAGAGCATCGCCGTGATCACCAAGTGCCTGGCCGACGCCGTGGACGAGGCCCGCAGCCTGCGCAAGGAAGGCTTCGGCCAGGAAGGCGAGCAGCACGCTCCCGAGCGCGGGGATTCCAAGACCGCGCCGCGGCGCCGCAAGCGTCGTCCGGACGAGGCCCCCCTGGGCCACGCTCCCGAAGCCCATGCGGCCCCCGTTGCCCACGCGGCAGCGGAAGCCCCGGCAGCCCCGGCAGCCCCCGAGGCTCCCGCCGCGCCCGTCCAGGAAGCCGGCGCCGAGTCCGCCGAGTAGTCGTCAACCCCGAAATCCACAGGATTCCCTCATGGAGATCTCCGCCAAGGACGTGATGAAGCTCCGCCAGATGACCGGCGCGGGCATGATGGATTGCAAGAAGGCGCTGGCCGAATCCAATGGCAGCCTGGACGAGGCCGTGGACTTCCTGCG is a window encoding:
- a CDS encoding C10 family peptidase, whose product is MLRTSLSLSLLLVGIGAAAPVDAPRAAAAAQALLSARGGSVLLESLQPLAPAPDGQPALWLATFQGGGFVLLRGDDRLPPVAAWSETGAAPWPTELPALLDWLELQRLDAEWARAHSWSHPAALAAWQALEAGQAAREGETVDPLLTSTWDQGWPYNQYCPADPAGPGGHVWSGCVATAMAQIMNFWEWPDTGAGSHSYVHPTYGSQSASFETTTYNWAAMPDDAGTPAGALLQYHCGVAVEMDYAPDGSGAYVGTGWHNALLALENHFRYPAVAEFIQHTQFPGAAWATRLSQEINAGRPVLDSGYGSGGHAFVLDGLQDGLFHLNWGWSGWFNGWFEIEALTPGGMEFSIQQGAIVRLERDTPPVVQVPDQLVESGQAFAVIQLDACGTDPQEEPGALDWWVEVTPPITTEFNAVTRSVRVLYPAGWTGAADLSFCALDPQGLYACDTARFSVLPGSLVPAAVTDLRLSPGPLGTRLDWTAPVTDASGLWPVQVTGYAVHGLAQPWYQPGPTSLRATLPAGATSWTDSPAAGPLFYRVVVLGE
- the rpsB gene encoding 30S ribosomal protein S2; translation: MSRVTVQQLLLAGSHFGHLTRRWNPKMRPYIFMEKNGIHILDLKKTAVLLEDAANRIGKIVSEGGDVLFVGTKDQAQDVMKDEATRCGMHYVSERWLGGMLTNFRTIRNSIRTLESMEEKQTDGTYERINKKEILQIERQKGKLEMTLGGIRTMKRLPGAIFVVDTVREAIAVSEARKLHIPVFAICDSNSDPDLIDYVIPANDDAFKSIAVITKCLADAVDEARSLRKEGFGQEGEQHAPERGDSKTAPRRRKRRPDEAPLGHAPEAHAAPVAHAAAEAPAAPAAPEAPAAPVQEAGAESAE
- the rplM gene encoding 50S ribosomal protein L13, translated to MKTYTVKPGDDQPVWYIVDAADLVLGRLSSHIAQILRGKHKPIYSPHVDAGDFVVVINAHKVKLTGNKADQKTYFYHTGFPQGAKTVTFRMAMAKNPAWVIEHAVKGMLPHNRLGRQLIKKLKVYNGTEHPHAAQKPAELRF
- the rpsI gene encoding 30S ribosomal protein S9, translating into MVTRSNKRFYATGRRKTSVARVWIEPGKGEISINGRQVMEHFRRETLKMVIEQPMETVNLMGKLTIYATVNGGGLAGQAGALRMGISRAMVVMDEEYRSPLRKAGFLTRDSRMVERKKYGQPGARKRFQFSKR